One window from the genome of Xiphophorus hellerii strain 12219 chromosome 16, Xiphophorus_hellerii-4.1, whole genome shotgun sequence encodes:
- the LOC116735488 gene encoding serine/threonine-protein kinase WNK4-like isoform X5 has product MSGYDITEAEEQEEEDLDSDRNRTSARTLKVRQVRWIYRFRSKADQSGQTQFLKLRPPFVTSQSHLKSATMTSTPEIDAKKRTEEDEDEEEEEGWNLPVKASEDDPTSQSDAGDKTAEGLSIGWDSAEESGVTLSDSTREELPWQRQKQEARDEAETVAVGSSPNGRFLKFNIEIGRGSFKTVYKGLDTEKTVEVAWCELQTHSLSRSERQRFSEEVEMLKVLQHPNIVRFYDSWKSAKCIILVTELMTSGTLKTYVRRFRPMKLKLLQRWSLQILKGLHFLHSRSPPILHRDLKCDNVFINGPTASVKIGDLGLATLKKASFAKSVIGTPEFMAPEMYEEKYDEAVDIYAFGMCMLEMATSEYPYSECQNAAQIYRKVTNGIKPDNFSKVQNQELKEIIEGCIRTNSSERFTVQDLLEHRFLQEKTGYYVELAEEDDGAKAALKLWLRVEDKKKLLGKYKDNNAIEFLFELYKDVPEEVAQEMVILGFVCKADYKVIAKAIRNRVTAIKQQRDKKRRLLEEALNNLKAVVSRKATEPASDQSKLSNQKPASVLTASGRMANQNDVPADIQAPPTAPSPTGMWLASSSPADSGISVLSSKTEEDGDEDQDKTTRQASHSSAASADCETGIFFNTPPVTPEAPPPSLSSAPNPGTPPPLRRKHSKAPPFPVLRFPKSIAVSQSSEKHRTDSRCGFCSPVDSYSSDITSMSDGNDGQSERSKQEAAKREATKQFRRRARARLRIVGVSDKVDRVVECQLQTHNNKMVTFKFDLDGDNPEDIASVMLHRDFILPSEREGFILRMYEIIKRAELMMHQQHPAGASRLPNLTASALPESQLNEATKGLSRTLSSSSLPDIDNSDPSPLKAMDFRIDKEATPLVRPLRSQSFQTPSASSYQHPQVSLHYPHQESNTTPQPHPPHAAQYQLQTHPYSTYTASFPTMSAISRLPRVQSNPSLFTPTSSPPAPNPPQWPSADQPYFSLANVISVAMSVAQSLLPQSGAPNQGLYPHTPPLSPPFSNPQPPLSSSGSPSLGSGLHHQNQGSFSNSFSIQQTYSPPRPRTGSCRDSEQGPRTNRVPETPQLNSSVRKADLASPPHGSGTPFSPSLTRRPNHREEFSDSSTSSSTSSPHPSTPRKMVSPPVSPSGRMSPTLKVFLFIAVAVDLHLSNWVEEVTGPERKRDMPLRAHSGVSQVIPRPDGMHCSFTEFWILPGVSSL; this is encoded by the exons ATGTCAGGCTATGACATCACAGAAGCAGaagaacaggaggaggaggacctGGACTCAGATAGGAACCGAACCTCAGCCAGAACTTTAAAGGTCCGCCAGGTGCGCTGGATTTACCGGTTCCGGTCCAAAGCTGATCAAAGCGGACAAACACA GTTCTTGAAGCTCCGCCCACCTTTTGTGACGTCACAATCGCACCTGAAATCAGCCACGATGACGTCGACACCTGAGATCGATGCGAAGAAGAGAACcgaggaagatgaagatgaagaggaggaggaaggttgGAACCTTCCGGTCAAAGCGTCGGAGGACGACCCGACCAGCCAATCAGACGCCGGGGATAAAACCGCCGAAGGGCTGAGCATCGGCTGGGACTCGGCCGAGGAGTCCGGCGTCACGCTGTCCGACTCCACCAGGGAGgagttgccatggcaacggcAGAAGCAGGAGGCGCGCGACGAGGCGGAGACGGTGGCGGTGGGTTCGTCTCCCAACGGGCGATTCCTGAAATTCAACATCGAGATCGGAAGAGGTTCCTTCAAGACGGTTTACAAAGGCCTGGACACGGAGAAGACGGTGGAGGTGGCCTGGTGCGAGCTGCAG ACTCACAGTCTGAGCAGATCCGAGCGCCAGCGCTTCAGCGAGGAGGTGGAGATGCTCAAAGTCCTGCAGCATCCCAACATCGTGAGGTTCTACGACTCCTGGAAGTCCGCCAAGTGCATCATCCTGGTGACGGAGCTCATGACGTCTGGGACGCTCAAAAC GTACGTGCGCCGGTTCCGCCCGATGAAGCTCAAGCTGCTGCAGAGATGGAGCCTGCAAATCCTGAAAGGTCTCCACTTCCTGCACTCGCGCTCGCCACCCATTCTCCACCGAGACCTTAAATGCGACAATGTCTTCATCAATGGACCCACCGCCTCGGTCAAGATCGGGGACTTGGGCCTTGCGACGCTCAAGAAGGCCTCGTTCGCCAAGAGCGTCATCG GAACTCCTGAGTTTATGGCTCCCGAGATGTATGAGGAGAAGTATGACGAGGCCGTGGACATTTACGCCTTCGGTATGTGCATGCTGGAGATGGCAACTTCAGAGTATCCGTACTCCGAGTGTCAAAACGCAGCCCAGATCTACCGCAAAGTCACCAAC GGAATCAAGCCGGATAATTTTTCTAAAGTACAAAACCAGGAGCTGAAAGAGATAATCGAGGGCTGCATCCGAACCAACAGCAGTGAGAG GTTCACGGTTCAGGATCTGCTGGAGCACCGGTTCTTGCAGGAAAAGACGGGTTACTATGTGGAGCTTGCTGAGGAAGATGATGGTGCAAAGGCGGCGCTGAAGCTCTGGCTCAGGGTGGAAGACAAGAAGAAGCTTCTGGGCAAATACAAAGACAACAATGCCATTGAGTTCCTTTTTGAGCTGTACAAAGACGTCCCTGAAGAGGTCGCCCAGGAGATG GTGATCCTGGGATTTGTGTGTAAGGCCGACTACAAGGTGATCGCCAAGGCGATCAGGAACCGAGTGACTGCCATCAAGCAGCAGCGGGACAAAAAGCGCCGCCTGCTGGAGGAAGCTCTGAACAACCTTAAAGCGGTTGTCAGCAGGAAGGCCACTGAGCCCGCCTCCGATCAGTCCAAACTGTCCAATCAGAAGCCTGCATCGGTTCTGACTGCTTCTGGAAGAATGGCTAATCAG AATGATGTTCCTGCTGACATACAAGCCCCGCCCACGGCACCCAGCCCAACAGGGATGTGGTTGGCCAGCAGCAGCCCGGCAGATTCTGGGATCAGCGTCTTGTCCAGCAAAACGGAAGAAGATGGAGACGAGGACCAAGACAAGACAACCAGACAGGCGTCTCACTCCTCAGCTGCCT CAGCTGACTGTGAGACAGGAATATTCTTCAACACCCCTCCTGTGACTCCAGAGGCTCCTCCTCCTTCGTTAAGCTCCGCCCCCAATCCAGGGACTCCGCCCCCTTTGAGACGGAAACATTCCAAAGCTCCGCCCTTCCCGGTGTTGCGCTTCCCGAAG AGCATTGCTGTTTCCCAAAGTTCAGAGAAACATCGCACTGATTCACGCTGCGGCTTCTGCTCACCTGTCGACAG CTACTCCTCTGACATAACATCCATGAGTGACGGCAACGATGGCCAATCAGAACGGAGCAAGCAGGAAGCAGCGAAAAGAGAAGCAACGAAGCAGTTCAGGCGTAGAGCCAGAGCCCGGCTGAGGATCGTCGGG GTGTCGGACAAGGTGGACCGAGTGGTGGAGTGTCAGCTGCAGACTCACAACAACAAGATGGTGACCTTCAAGTTTGACCTGGATGGAGACAATCCAGAGGACATCGCCTCTGTGATG ctgcacagagACTTCATCCTGCCATCAGAGAGAGAGGGGTTTATTCTACGCATGTATGAAATCATAAAGAGGGCGGAGTTAATGATGCATCAGCAGCATCCAGCAGGCGCCAGCAGGTTGCCCAACTTGACTGCATCTGCATTGCCCGAATCACAG TTAAACGAGGCAACAAAGGGTCTGTCCAGGACTTTGTCCTCGTCCTCTTTACCTG ATATTGATAACAGTGACCCCTCACCTTTGAAAGCTATGGATTTCCGCATCGACAAAGAGGCCACACCCCTCGTCAGACCACTGAGGTCACAGTCGTTTCAGACTCCATCAG cttcctcctatCAGCACCCCCAGGTCTCCCTCCACTACCCCCACCAAGAATCCAACACTACTCCCCAACCGCATCCCCCACATGCTGCTCAATATCAACTCCAGACTCACCCCTATTCCACTTACACTGCCTCCTTCCCAACCATGTCCGCCATCTCCCGACTGCCCCGGGTGCAAAGCAACCCTTCCCTTTTCACGCCTACCTCTTCTCCACCAGCACCCAACCCTCCCCAATGGCCCTCCGCAGACCAACCTTACTTTTCCTTGGCTAATGTCATCTCTGTGGCAATGAGTGTGGCTCAGTCCCTCTTGCCCCAATCTGGGGCCCCCAATCAGGGCTTGTATCCCCACACTCCGCCTTTATCTCCCCCATTCTCAAACCCCCAACCTCCCCTCTCTTCCTCTGGGTCTCCATCTTTGGGTTCTGGTCTCCATCATCAAAACCAAGGTTCATTTTCCAATTCCTTCTCCATACAACAAACATACTCCCCACCAAGACCTCGGACTGGCTCATGTAGGGACAGTGAGCAGGGTCCCAGAACCAACAGGGTCCCAGAAACACCTCAG CTCAACAGTTCTGTCCGTAAAGCTGACTTAGCCTCACCCCCTCATG GTTCAGGTACACCCTTTTCTCCAAGTCTGACCAGGAGACCCAATCACAGAGAAGAGTTCTCAGACTCATCGACCTCTTCCTCCACATCATCTCCTCATCCATCAACTCCTCGCAAAATG gTGTCCCCTCCTGTTTCTCCGTCAGGAAGAATGTCTCCGACCCTGAAAg TTTTCCTTTTCATCGCTGTCGCTGTTGACCTCCACTTATCCAACTGGGTTGAGGAGGTAACAGGTCCAGAAAGGAAACGGGACATGCCTCTCCGAGCTCATTCAGGAGTCTCCCAAGTCATTCCCAGACCAGACGGGATGCATTGTTCCTTTACTGAGTTCTGGATTTTACCTGGGGTCTCCTCCTTGTAG